A window of the Nocardia sp. NBC_01329 genome harbors these coding sequences:
- a CDS encoding helix-turn-helix domain-containing protein, producing MATVGSPPTRRVVSVVELLAESERALTVSEIVERLSLARATVTAVLTELCEANWVVRDANLAYRRGPALTRLSPAEPVGAVVAVGAELAALAEAAGCGATLSRIADDRLTIVAKQYAGARIVPGLSVGQSVPVVYPAGAAVMPWRTSAERRRWLTTTKGRPGAAELLDFVTAHGFAMFRPEADHAGLVDVLTELLGALGAELLQPALRAEALRQLGRLTSRAYTAADIETRDALPLSYVSAPVFHGDRARYEVQLGPLRAAAGPDERARYIEIVRAGAGAISVALLTAGE from the coding sequence ATGGCCACAGTCGGGTCTCCACCGACCCGCCGGGTGGTGTCGGTGGTGGAACTGCTCGCGGAATCCGAGCGGGCGCTGACAGTTTCGGAGATCGTGGAACGTCTGTCGCTGGCCCGGGCGACGGTCACCGCGGTGCTCACCGAATTGTGCGAAGCGAACTGGGTGGTCCGGGATGCGAATCTGGCCTACCGCCGTGGACCGGCGCTGACCCGCCTGTCGCCCGCCGAACCCGTAGGCGCGGTAGTGGCGGTGGGTGCTGAACTGGCGGCACTGGCCGAGGCCGCGGGCTGTGGGGCGACGCTGAGCCGGATCGCCGACGATCGGCTCACCATCGTGGCCAAACAGTACGCGGGTGCGCGGATAGTGCCGGGATTGTCCGTCGGGCAGTCGGTCCCGGTGGTCTACCCCGCGGGGGCCGCGGTGATGCCCTGGCGGACCTCCGCCGAACGGCGGCGCTGGTTGACGACGACGAAAGGCCGGCCCGGCGCGGCGGAACTACTCGACTTCGTCACCGCGCACGGTTTCGCAATGTTTCGTCCGGAAGCCGACCACGCCGGTCTGGTCGATGTGCTGACCGAACTGCTCGGCGCGCTCGGCGCCGAACTGCTGCAGCCCGCGTTACGAGCCGAAGCGCTGCGCCAGCTCGGGCGATTGACCTCGCGCGCATATACCGCGGCCGATATCGAAACCCGGGACGCGCTGCCGCTCAGCTATGTGTCCGCACCGGTGTTCCACGGTGACCGAGCGCGCTACGAGGTTCAGCTCGGGCCGCTGCGGGCGGCGGCAGGCCCCGACGAGCGGGCACGCTATATCGAGATCGTCCGCGCGGGCGCCGGCGCGATCTCGGTAGCGCTGCTGACTGCCGGCGAATGA
- a CDS encoding TrmH family RNA methyltransferase — protein MTRQIHRRNAAVQVWTAYLDNRTKRNRDGRFLVHGVRPITQALAHEWPMETLLYRLGDPGLSAWAREILETSTVPAVGLAPELMAGLGEKTGGPPELVAVAECSGGELAGYELGEPGEAPVVVVFDRPNSPGNLGTLIRSADAFGASAVIVSGHGADQYDPRCVRASTGSLFSVPVFRAPGTGEVLEFRDRQIERGVPTRIVGTDENGECAIFDDDLIDATILVIGNETSGMSAAWLAACDRTVTIPMGGSASSLGAPSAAAVALYEISRQRRTFAR, from the coding sequence GTGACCCGGCAGATCCACCGCCGCAACGCCGCCGTCCAGGTGTGGACGGCCTATCTCGACAATCGCACCAAGCGCAATCGGGACGGCCGTTTCCTGGTGCACGGGGTCCGGCCGATCACCCAGGCGCTCGCGCACGAGTGGCCGATGGAGACGCTGCTGTACCGCCTGGGCGATCCCGGACTGTCCGCCTGGGCGCGGGAGATCCTGGAGACCAGTACGGTTCCCGCTGTCGGGCTGGCACCCGAGCTGATGGCCGGTCTGGGGGAGAAGACCGGCGGACCGCCCGAACTGGTGGCGGTCGCGGAGTGCTCCGGTGGCGAGCTGGCGGGCTACGAACTCGGCGAGCCGGGCGAGGCTCCGGTGGTCGTCGTGTTCGACCGGCCCAATTCGCCCGGCAATCTGGGCACGCTGATCAGGTCCGCGGACGCGTTCGGTGCGTCAGCGGTGATCGTCTCGGGTCACGGCGCCGACCAATACGATCCGCGGTGTGTCCGGGCCTCCACCGGATCACTGTTCTCCGTCCCGGTCTTCCGGGCGCCCGGCACCGGGGAAGTACTGGAGTTCCGGGATCGGCAGATCGAGCGCGGTGTACCCACCCGGATCGTGGGTACCGACGAGAACGGCGAATGCGCGATCTTCGACGACGACCTGATCGACGCGACGATCCTGGTGATCGGCAACGAAACCAGCGGTATGAGCGCGGCCTGGCTCGCGGCCTGCGACCGGACGGTCACCATTCCGATGGGCGGCAGCGCCAGCTCGCTGGGGGCTCCGTCGGCCGCGGCGGTGGCCCTGTACGAAATTTCCCGGCAGCGCCGGACGTTTGCCCGATGA
- a CDS encoding acyl-CoA dehydrogenase family protein produces MERTLFEPEHELFRESYRKFLEMHVAPFHDQWADQGVVDRSVWLEAGKQGFLGMAMPEEYGGGGVKDFRYNAIITEESVRGQYSGLGFGLHNDVIAPYLLELANDEQKQRWLPKFCSGEIITAIAMTEPGTGSDLQGIKTRAVRDGDDWVLNGAKTFITNGINSDIVIVVAQTDPSAGALGFSLLVVERGMPGFERGRNLDKLGLKAQDTAELSFSDVRVPAANLLGEEGKGFIHLMQNLPQERLSIAVMAAAAMETCLNYTCQYVRDRKAFGKPIGALQNTRFVLAELATKATAVRVLVDRSITELNAGTLSAEDAAMAKWWSTEEQVDLIDRCLQLHGGYGYMREYPIAQAYLDARVQTIYGGTTEIMKEIIGRSLKLS; encoded by the coding sequence GTGGAGCGCACACTGTTCGAGCCCGAGCACGAGCTGTTCCGGGAGTCGTACCGCAAGTTTCTCGAGATGCATGTGGCGCCGTTCCACGACCAATGGGCGGACCAGGGCGTCGTAGACCGCTCCGTCTGGCTCGAGGCCGGGAAGCAGGGCTTCCTGGGTATGGCGATGCCGGAGGAGTACGGCGGCGGCGGAGTGAAGGATTTCCGTTACAACGCCATCATCACCGAGGAGTCGGTGCGCGGCCAGTACTCCGGGCTCGGATTCGGCCTGCACAACGATGTGATCGCGCCCTACCTGCTGGAGCTCGCCAACGACGAGCAGAAGCAGCGCTGGCTGCCGAAGTTCTGTTCCGGTGAAATCATCACCGCCATCGCCATGACCGAGCCCGGCACCGGTTCGGATCTGCAGGGCATCAAGACCCGTGCGGTCCGCGACGGTGACGACTGGGTGCTCAACGGCGCCAAGACCTTCATCACCAACGGCATCAACTCCGATATCGTCATCGTGGTCGCCCAGACCGACCCGTCGGCCGGTGCACTGGGATTCAGCCTGCTGGTGGTGGAGCGCGGAATGCCGGGCTTCGAGCGGGGCCGCAACCTCGACAAACTCGGCCTCAAGGCGCAGGACACCGCAGAACTCAGTTTCAGTGATGTCCGGGTGCCCGCCGCCAACCTGCTCGGTGAAGAGGGCAAGGGCTTCATCCACCTGATGCAGAACCTGCCGCAGGAGCGGCTGTCCATCGCGGTCATGGCCGCCGCGGCGATGGAGACCTGCCTGAACTACACCTGTCAATACGTCCGGGACCGCAAGGCTTTCGGCAAGCCGATCGGCGCTCTGCAGAACACCCGGTTCGTACTCGCCGAACTGGCCACCAAGGCCACCGCGGTGCGGGTACTGGTCGACCGGTCCATCACCGAACTCAACGCGGGTACCCTCTCCGCCGAGGATGCTGCCATGGCCAAGTGGTGGAGCACCGAGGAACAGGTCGACCTGATCGATCGCTGCCTCCAGTTGCACGGTGGCTACGGGTACATGCGTGAGTATCCGATCGCGCAGGCCTATTTGGACGCCAGGGTGCAGACCATCTACGGCGGCACCACCGAGATCATGAAGGAGATCATCGGGCGCAGCCTCAAACTCTCCTGA
- the dapF gene encoding diaminopimelate epimerase: MEFTKGHGTQNDFVVLPDPEVRLGLTVSRVAALCDRRRGLGADGVLRVARAGALVSAGVLDGYPDGVSAQDWFMDYRNADGSAAEMCGNGVRVFAHYLVARGLAGGTEFVVGSRAGARPVVVHSAGSVAGEVTVDMGAVRVLGASTATVAGWGYPGLGIDVGNPHLACVTGELSAGGLAELDLTAPPGYDPDMFPRGVNVEILTGLDADGTVDMRVYERGVGETRSCGTGTVAAAAAALAADGFDLAHGTGEVGVRVPGGEVRVGVGAGRAWLRGPSELLASGRLAAQWWDAL; encoded by the coding sequence GTGGAGTTCACCAAGGGCCACGGCACCCAGAACGATTTCGTGGTGCTGCCCGACCCCGAGGTGCGGCTGGGCCTGACCGTCTCCCGCGTGGCCGCCCTCTGCGACCGGCGCCGGGGGCTCGGTGCCGACGGCGTGCTGCGGGTCGCGCGTGCGGGTGCGCTGGTTTCCGCCGGTGTCCTCGACGGATACCCCGACGGTGTGAGCGCCCAGGACTGGTTCATGGACTATCGCAATGCCGACGGTTCGGCCGCCGAGATGTGCGGAAACGGAGTTCGCGTTTTCGCCCACTACCTGGTGGCCCGCGGCCTGGCCGGCGGCACCGAGTTCGTGGTGGGCAGCCGTGCCGGGGCGCGCCCGGTCGTGGTGCACTCGGCCGGTTCGGTCGCCGGGGAGGTGACCGTCGACATGGGTGCGGTCCGGGTGCTCGGCGCCTCGACCGCCACGGTGGCCGGCTGGGGATATCCCGGGCTGGGAATCGATGTCGGCAACCCGCATCTGGCCTGTGTCACCGGTGAACTGTCGGCGGGTGGGTTGGCCGAACTCGATCTCACCGCGCCCCCTGGGTACGACCCCGATATGTTCCCCCGCGGCGTCAACGTCGAGATCCTCACCGGCCTCGACGCGGACGGCACGGTCGATATGCGGGTCTACGAACGCGGGGTCGGCGAGACCCGTTCCTGTGGCACCGGCACCGTGGCCGCGGCGGCCGCGGCCCTGGCCGCCGACGGTTTCGACCTGGCCCACGGGACGGGCGAGGTCGGCGTCCGGGTACCCGGCGGAGAGGTGCGAGTCGGCGTGGGCGCCGGCAGGGCGTGGTTGCGCGGACCATCGGAATTGCTCGCCTCCGGCCGACTGGCCGCGCAGTGGTGGGACGCGCTGTAG
- a CDS encoding histone deacetylase, giving the protein MAPHEIAVLRPRSALDYTTAPDRVWYATYGSNMDPDRLSGYLTGSGPADAVPTAPGISPGGCRDRTPPSRSLALVLPGLLYFATESVIWTGGRAFYDPTAPAETPVHAYLLTLSQFSDVAAQEMYRRAGTDLDLTEAVRTGRSRLGPGRYETLICPGIFDGVPVVTFTAPWRWREIGGVPPSAAYLRHIGTGLRAAHEWSIGETAGYLASRPGAAGHWTPGRVAELLSEETDSRSPR; this is encoded by the coding sequence ATGGCACCGCACGAGATCGCGGTCCTGCGGCCGCGTTCCGCGCTCGACTACACCACGGCGCCGGATCGGGTCTGGTACGCCACCTACGGTTCCAATATGGACCCGGACCGGCTGTCCGGCTATCTCACCGGCAGCGGGCCCGCCGACGCCGTACCCACCGCACCGGGCATATCGCCGGGTGGATGCCGTGACCGCACGCCACCGTCGCGTTCGCTCGCGCTCGTTCTCCCCGGACTGCTCTATTTCGCGACCGAATCGGTGATCTGGACCGGGGGTCGCGCCTTCTATGATCCCACCGCCCCCGCCGAGACCCCGGTACACGCCTATCTGCTGACCCTCTCCCAGTTCAGTGATGTCGCCGCCCAGGAGATGTACCGCCGGGCCGGAACCGATCTGGACCTCACCGAGGCCGTGCGCACCGGCCGCTCCCGCCTGGGCCCCGGCCGCTACGAAACCCTGATCTGCCCGGGCATATTCGACGGTGTACCCGTTGTCACGTTCACTGCCCCGTGGCGCTGGCGTGAGATCGGCGGGGTTCCGCCGTCCGCCGCGTATCTGCGGCATATCGGAACCGGACTGCGCGCGGCACACGAATGGTCGATCGGCGAGACGGCCGGCTATCTGGCCTCTCGCCCGGGCGCGGCCGGACACTGGACCCCCGGTCGGGTGGCCGAACTACTCAGCGAGGAAACGGATTCCCGGAGTCCGCGGTGA
- the hflX gene encoding GTPase HflX, which produces MRNSEISGTTDRSPESFDAESTETDPVVAVDDTDTGARGANGSGPVFRRGGWSADPTTGELQLDERSALRRIAGLSTELTDITEVEYRQLRLERVVLVGVWTEGSVTRAEASMAELARLAETAGSEVLEALIQRRDRPDPATYIGSGKAEELRAVVLATGADTVICDGELTPAQLTALEKVVKVKVVDRTALILDIFAQHATSREGKAQVALAQMEYMLPRLRGWGESMSRQAGGRAGSNGGVGLRGPGETKIETDRRRIRERMAKLRREIREMKTARDTKRARRTSSGVPAVAIVGYTNAGKSSLMNVLTGSGVLVQDALFATLDPTTRRAELDDGREVVFTDTVGFVRHLPTQLVEAFRSTLEEVTGADLLLHVVDGSDALPAEQIKAVREVITDVIRESGHPAPPELLVVNKIDEVDPVELTRLRGLLPGAEFVSAHKDLGIDRLRTRLDEVLGGLDVEVSVLLPYTRGDLLARIHADGRISRSEHTENGTRVRARVPSSLAAALSGYAHAGAAKE; this is translated from the coding sequence ATGAGAAACTCTGAAATTTCCGGGACCACGGATCGGTCCCCTGAATCGTTCGACGCGGAATCGACGGAGACAGATCCGGTTGTAGCCGTCGACGATACCGACACGGGCGCGCGCGGCGCGAACGGATCCGGGCCGGTGTTCCGGCGCGGCGGATGGTCGGCCGACCCGACCACCGGCGAACTCCAACTCGACGAACGTAGCGCGCTACGCCGTATCGCCGGTCTGTCCACCGAGCTCACCGATATCACCGAGGTCGAATACCGGCAGCTGCGATTGGAACGGGTCGTGCTGGTCGGGGTGTGGACCGAGGGCAGTGTGACGCGGGCGGAGGCGAGTATGGCCGAGCTGGCCCGGCTCGCCGAAACCGCGGGCTCCGAGGTACTCGAGGCGCTGATCCAGCGCCGCGACCGGCCGGACCCGGCGACCTATATCGGATCGGGTAAGGCCGAGGAACTGCGGGCAGTGGTGCTGGCCACCGGCGCGGATACCGTGATCTGCGACGGTGAACTCACCCCGGCCCAGCTGACGGCGCTGGAGAAGGTCGTCAAGGTCAAAGTGGTCGATCGGACCGCCCTGATTCTGGATATCTTCGCCCAGCACGCCACCTCCCGCGAGGGTAAGGCGCAGGTTGCGCTCGCCCAGATGGAGTACATGCTGCCGCGGCTGCGCGGCTGGGGTGAGTCGATGTCGCGGCAGGCGGGTGGCCGGGCCGGTAGCAACGGCGGTGTGGGGCTGCGCGGCCCCGGTGAGACCAAGATCGAGACCGATCGGCGGCGGATCCGGGAGCGGATGGCCAAACTGCGCCGGGAGATCCGGGAGATGAAGACAGCCCGCGATACGAAACGCGCGCGTCGTACCTCCAGCGGAGTGCCGGCGGTGGCGATCGTGGGCTACACCAATGCCGGGAAATCGAGCTTGATGAACGTACTCACCGGTTCGGGTGTGCTGGTGCAGGACGCACTGTTCGCCACCCTGGATCCGACCACCCGGCGGGCCGAGCTGGATGACGGCCGCGAGGTCGTGTTCACCGATACGGTCGGCTTCGTCCGGCATCTGCCGACCCAGCTCGTCGAGGCTTTCCGGTCCACGCTGGAGGAGGTCACCGGCGCCGATCTGCTGTTGCACGTGGTGGATGGTTCCGACGCGTTGCCGGCGGAGCAGATCAAGGCGGTCCGGGAGGTCATCACCGACGTGATCCGGGAATCGGGCCATCCCGCGCCACCCGAACTGCTGGTGGTCAACAAGATCGACGAGGTCGATCCGGTGGAGCTGACCCGCTTGCGCGGGCTGCTGCCCGGCGCCGAGTTCGTGTCCGCGCACAAGGATCTCGGTATCGACCGATTGCGTACCAGGCTCGACGAGGTACTCGGCGGTCTGGATGTGGAAGTGAGTGTGCTGCTTCCGTATACTCGCGGCGATCTGCTCGCCAGAATCCATGCGGACGGCAGGATCTCGCGTTCCGAGCACACCGAGAACGGCACCCGGGTCCGAGCGCGCGTACCGAGTTCGCTGGCGGCAGCTCTCTCCGGCTACGCACACGCGGGCGCAGCCAAGGAGTGA
- a CDS encoding SDR family oxidoreductase, with amino-acid sequence MILDRFRLDDRVAIVTGAGRGLGAAIALGFAEAGADVLIAARTESELSGVAEQIRALGRRAHIVVADLADPAACAALAETAAAEFDRLDIVVNNVGGAMPTPLLDTTPEALTQAFGFNVANAHALVRAAVPIMLDTAGGGSIINITSAMGRLPGRAFAAYGTAKAALAHYTRLAAMDLCPRIRVNAIAPGSIATSALEIVAADENLRGSVEKATPLRRIGDPAEIAATALFLAAPAGGYLTGKVIETDGGLIAPNLDIPIPDL; translated from the coding sequence ATGATTCTGGACCGGTTCCGGCTCGACGACCGGGTCGCCATCGTGACCGGCGCCGGCCGCGGGCTGGGCGCCGCCATCGCCCTCGGCTTCGCCGAGGCGGGGGCCGATGTCCTGATCGCCGCCCGTACCGAATCCGAACTCTCGGGTGTCGCCGAGCAGATACGGGCGCTGGGCCGCCGGGCCCATATCGTCGTCGCCGACCTGGCCGATCCCGCGGCCTGCGCCGCGCTGGCGGAGACCGCCGCCGCAGAGTTCGACCGGCTCGATATCGTCGTGAACAACGTCGGCGGGGCGATGCCCACGCCACTGCTCGACACCACGCCCGAAGCTCTGACACAGGCCTTCGGTTTCAATGTCGCCAATGCCCACGCGCTGGTCCGGGCCGCCGTTCCGATCATGCTGGACACCGCGGGCGGCGGATCGATCATCAACATCACCTCGGCGATGGGCCGCCTGCCGGGCCGGGCCTTCGCCGCCTACGGCACCGCGAAAGCCGCACTCGCGCACTACACCCGGCTGGCCGCCATGGACTTGTGCCCACGGATCCGGGTCAACGCCATCGCTCCCGGATCCATCGCGACCTCCGCGCTCGAGATCGTCGCCGCCGACGAGAACCTGCGCGGATCGGTGGAGAAGGCGACCCCACTGCGCCGGATCGGGGACCCCGCCGAGATCGCGGCCACCGCGCTGTTCCTGGCCGCACCGGCCGGCGGCTATCTGACCGGCAAGGTGATCGAGACCGACGGCGGTCTGATCGCCCCGAATCTCGATATCCCGATTCCGGATCTGTGA
- the miaA gene encoding tRNA (adenosine(37)-N6)-dimethylallyltransferase MiaA has translation MSRNPRPIAVVGPTATGKSDLALDLAERLGGEIVNIDALQLYRGMDIGTAKLPAAQRRGIAHHQLDVLDITETATVAAYQAAASADVEAIMARGRLPVVVGGSMMYVQALLDQWEFPATDPAVRAKWEDLLAEQGVAAVHAELRRADPAAAATILPTDGRRMVRALEVVELTGRPFAAAAPVIGEPRWGTRILGVDRDTAGLDERIAHRTAAMFEQGLLEEVRGLADRGLREGRTARRAIGYAQVLAHFDGEYDLAEAQERTFIGTRRYVRRQRSWFRRDRRVRWVDGADPSSAETALSLLADSAVSDSPPPDPRAAERLPEERTRS, from the coding sequence GTGAGCCGGAACCCGCGTCCGATCGCGGTGGTGGGGCCGACCGCCACCGGGAAATCGGACCTGGCCCTCGACCTGGCCGAAAGGCTCGGCGGTGAGATCGTGAACATCGATGCGCTGCAGCTGTATCGCGGGATGGACATCGGGACCGCGAAATTGCCGGCCGCGCAGCGGCGTGGGATTGCGCACCATCAGCTCGACGTTCTGGATATCACCGAAACGGCGACGGTCGCCGCCTACCAGGCCGCCGCATCCGCCGATGTCGAGGCCATCATGGCTCGTGGACGGCTTCCTGTGGTGGTCGGCGGTTCGATGATGTATGTACAGGCGCTGCTCGATCAGTGGGAATTCCCGGCGACCGATCCCGCGGTCCGGGCGAAATGGGAGGACCTGCTCGCAGAGCAGGGCGTGGCCGCTGTGCACGCGGAGTTGCGGCGGGCCGACCCGGCCGCCGCCGCGACCATTCTGCCTACCGACGGCCGCCGGATGGTGCGTGCACTCGAGGTCGTCGAACTCACCGGACGCCCGTTCGCGGCCGCCGCGCCGGTGATCGGTGAACCGAGGTGGGGGACCCGGATCCTCGGGGTCGACCGCGATACCGCCGGACTCGACGAGCGGATCGCCCACCGCACCGCGGCGATGTTCGAACAGGGGCTGCTCGAGGAGGTACGCGGTTTGGCCGATCGTGGCCTGCGCGAGGGGCGGACTGCCCGCCGTGCTATCGGTTATGCCCAGGTGCTGGCCCATTTCGACGGCGAATACGATCTGGCCGAAGCGCAGGAGCGCACGTTCATCGGAACCCGCCGCTATGTCCGGCGGCAGCGATCGTGGTTCCGGCGCGACCGCCGGGTGCGCTGGGTGGACGGCGCCGACCCGTCCTCGGCCGAGACCGCCCTGTCGCTGCTGGCAGACTCTGCGGTATCCGATTCACCACCGCCCGATCCGCGGGCGGCCGAACGCCTACCCGAGGAGCGAACCCGCTCGTGA
- a CDS encoding NAD(P)H-dependent amine dehydrogenase family protein, with the protein MTYRVVHWGTGNVGKHALAGIIEDPRLELVGVKVSGSAKEGRDAGELAGLETHTGVTATTDAAALLALRPDCVVYTAMADNRLVEALEDLRTILSAGIDIAASAPVFLQYPWGVLPQDMLAPIEEAAAAGGASLFVNGIDPGFANDLLPLALAGTCRRVDQIRCLEILDYATYDNATVMFDIMGFGKPLDETPMLLQPGVLSLAWGSVVRQLAAGLGVELDAVTETHERIPAPEDLEIAAGTVAVGTTAAMRFEVRGMIGDRAVTVLEHITRLRADLAPEWPRPAQEGGNYRVEITGEPNYAMDLCLSSDNGDHNHAGLVATAMRVVNAVPAVVAAAPGIRTTLDLPLITGPGARTVRP; encoded by the coding sequence GTGACATACCGAGTGGTGCACTGGGGCACCGGCAATGTCGGCAAGCACGCACTGGCCGGGATCATCGAGGACCCCCGGCTCGAATTGGTCGGTGTCAAGGTGTCCGGCAGCGCGAAGGAAGGGCGCGACGCCGGCGAACTGGCCGGGCTCGAGACCCACACCGGGGTCACGGCCACCACCGATGCCGCCGCACTACTCGCTCTGCGACCGGACTGTGTGGTCTATACCGCGATGGCCGATAACCGCCTCGTCGAGGCACTCGAGGATCTGCGGACAATCCTTTCCGCCGGGATCGATATCGCCGCCAGCGCGCCCGTCTTCCTGCAGTATCCGTGGGGGGTGCTACCACAGGACATGCTCGCCCCGATCGAGGAAGCGGCGGCGGCGGGCGGTGCGTCCCTGTTCGTCAACGGTATCGATCCCGGGTTCGCCAACGATCTGCTGCCGCTCGCCCTGGCCGGTACGTGCCGGCGGGTCGACCAGATCCGCTGTCTGGAGATCCTCGACTACGCGACCTACGACAACGCCACGGTGATGTTCGACATCATGGGCTTCGGCAAACCCCTGGACGAGACGCCCATGCTGCTACAGCCGGGGGTGCTCTCCCTGGCCTGGGGCAGCGTGGTGCGCCAGTTGGCGGCCGGGCTGGGGGTGGAACTCGACGCGGTCACCGAAACCCACGAGCGGATCCCCGCACCGGAGGATCTCGAAATCGCCGCCGGCACAGTCGCGGTCGGTACCACGGCGGCAATGCGTTTCGAGGTCCGCGGAATGATCGGTGACCGGGCGGTCACGGTGCTCGAGCACATCACCCGGCTGCGAGCCGATCTGGCGCCCGAATGGCCCCGGCCCGCCCAGGAGGGCGGCAACTACCGTGTCGAGATCACCGGCGAACCGAACTACGCCATGGATCTCTGCCTGTCCAGCGACAACGGCGATCACAACCACGCGGGGCTGGTGGCGACCGCGATGCGGGTGGTCAACGCTGTCCCGGCGGTGGTGGCGGCCGCGCCGGGGATCCGCACGACGCTGGATCTCCCGCTGATCACCGGGCCGGGCGCCCGCACGGTACGACCCTGA
- the lexA gene encoding transcriptional repressor LexA, which yields MVSQSDDTGAGAGPGTEPGATGGELTVRQRKVLEVIRSSVSLRGYPPSIREIGDAVGLNSTSSVAHQLRTLERKGYLRRDPNRPRAVDVRGMDEAVRSVTTLATADSGRAQASAAETTDQPIPTYVPVLGRIAAGGPILAEQAVEDVFPLPRELVGDGSLFLLKVVGESMIDAAICDGDWVVVRQQNVADNGDIVAAMLDGEATVKTFKRSGKDVWLMPHNPHFEPIPGNDARILGKVVTVIRKI from the coding sequence GTGGTGAGCCAATCAGACGACACGGGTGCCGGGGCCGGCCCCGGCACCGAACCGGGGGCGACCGGCGGGGAACTCACCGTGCGTCAGCGCAAGGTGCTCGAGGTCATCCGCTCCTCGGTGAGTCTGCGCGGCTATCCGCCGAGCATTCGCGAGATCGGCGACGCGGTCGGCCTGAACTCCACCTCCTCTGTCGCGCACCAGCTGCGCACCCTGGAACGCAAGGGGTATCTGCGGCGCGATCCCAACCGGCCCCGCGCCGTGGACGTTCGCGGGATGGACGAGGCGGTCCGATCGGTGACCACTCTGGCCACGGCCGACTCCGGGCGCGCGCAGGCGTCTGCGGCCGAAACCACCGATCAGCCGATCCCGACCTACGTCCCGGTACTCGGACGGATCGCCGCCGGTGGGCCGATACTGGCCGAACAGGCGGTCGAAGACGTGTTCCCACTCCCCCGGGAACTGGTCGGCGACGGTTCACTGTTCCTGTTGAAGGTGGTCGGCGAATCCATGATCGACGCCGCCATCTGCGACGGCGACTGGGTGGTCGTCCGGCAGCAGAACGTGGCGGACAACGGCGATATCGTCGCAGCGATGCTGGACGGCGAGGCGACCGTGAAAACATTCAAACGCAGCGGTAAGGATGTCTGGCTGATGCCGCACAATCCGCATTTCGAACCCATCCCGGGCAACGACGCGCGGATCCTCGGCAAGGTCGTCACCGTGATCCGCAAGATCTGA
- a CDS encoding lysophospholipid acyltransferase family protein, protein MSQEGRTAIGGDDRQRSALMDRAGLSDGAPASVDLSAIDLRVLEAALAPLRAWSSPRFFGLDNIPAEGPVLLVANHNLLGLIDAPLLMPEVLRTRGRLIRGLAENLLIAVPGVRHLLHYYGSVRGTRDNCRALLEQGEVVLVFPGGGREAIRRKGEKYALRWEGRTGFARMAIECGVPIVPVAMVGIDDAYDIVADKDDRVLRPLRRLVEALGIHTELTPPLVRGLGLTPIPRPERFYFTAGTPIDTGPWRETGDIDEAAGQLSRVVQKAVREELLFLLGHQAVDRGRTLGGRLRELLPV, encoded by the coding sequence ATGTCACAGGAGGGCCGCACCGCTATCGGCGGCGACGACCGGCAGCGCAGCGCGCTGATGGACCGCGCCGGGCTCAGTGACGGCGCGCCGGCTTCGGTCGATCTGAGTGCGATCGATCTCCGGGTGCTCGAAGCGGCCTTGGCGCCGTTGCGAGCCTGGAGCAGTCCCCGTTTCTTCGGTTTGGACAACATCCCCGCCGAAGGGCCGGTGCTACTGGTCGCCAATCACAATCTGCTCGGCTTGATCGACGCGCCGCTACTGATGCCAGAGGTGCTGCGTACGCGTGGCCGGTTGATCCGCGGTCTCGCCGAGAATCTGCTCATCGCCGTACCGGGGGTGCGGCATCTGCTGCACTACTACGGTTCGGTGCGCGGGACCCGGGACAACTGCCGGGCCCTGCTCGAACAGGGCGAAGTGGTACTCGTGTTCCCCGGTGGGGGCCGGGAGGCGATTCGCCGTAAAGGGGAGAAGTACGCACTGCGCTGGGAAGGTCGCACCGGGTTCGCGCGGATGGCGATCGAATGCGGTGTCCCGATCGTGCCGGTGGCGATGGTCGGTATCGACGATGCCTACGACATAGTCGCCGACAAGGATGATCGGGTTCTGCGTCCGCTGCGACGACTGGTAGAGGCGCTCGGTATCCACACCGAACTCACCCCGCCGCTGGTGCGCGGGCTCGGTCTCACCCCGATTCCGCGGCCCGAACGGTTCTACTTCACCGCGGGGACGCCGATCGATACGGGGCCCTGGCGCGAGACCGGCGATATCGACGAGGCCGCGGGCCAGTTGTCGCGGGTCGTTCAGAAGGCGGTCCGGGAGGAGTTGCTCTTCCTGCTCGGTCATCAGGCTGTCGATCGCGGCCGGACGCTCGGCGGGCGGTTGCGCGAACTGCTGCCGGTCTGA